From Anopheles arabiensis isolate DONGOLA chromosome 3, AaraD3, whole genome shotgun sequence, a single genomic window includes:
- the LOC120901354 gene encoding peptidyl-prolyl cis-trans isomerase, rhodopsin-specific isozyme produces the protein MRHCISCWILLAIYASIPGEIEAATFTVTSQVYMDVSIDGEKIGRITIGMFGEEAPKTVANFRQLCTKDVDGFSYKGSRFHRVIQKFMIQGGDVVSGDGHGAISMYGKYFDDENLKINHTCSGFIAMANRGPNTNGCQFYITTLPAPWLDGKHTIFGKVLDGQAVVHKVEQVRTDTDDYPVKPVIIEDCGDLPILGPFTVSDDPYDLWAWIKAAYLPLGMSFSILAFFQYIIRKLDGFTSREAARNEQLAKTE, from the exons ATGCGGCATTGCATTAGTTGTTGGATACTGCTTGCAATATATGCATCCATTCCAGGAGAA ATCGAAGCAGCCACGTTTACCGTTACATCGCAGGTGTACATGGACGTATCGATTGATGGCGAGAAAATAGGGCGCATAACGATCGGAATGTTTGGTGAGGAAGCCCCAAAAACGGTGGCCAACTTTCGTCAACTCTGTACGAAGGATGTGGACGGATTCAGCTACAAGGGTAGTCGGTTCCATCGCGTTATCCAGAAGTTTATGATACAAG GCGGTGATGTTGTGTCCGGTGATGGCCATGGTGCGATCAGCATGTACGGGAAGTATTTCGACGACGAAAATCTTAAGATCAACCACACGTGCTCAGGCTTCATAGCGATGGCGAACCGTGGCCCAAATACGAATGGGTGCCAGTTCTATATTACCACCCTGCCGGCACCGTGGCTGGACGGTAAGCATACCATCTTCGGGAAGGTTCTTGATGGACAGGCTGTGGTCCACAAGGTGGAACAGGTGCGAACGGATACGGACGATTATCCAGTGAAACCGGTCATCATTGAGGATTGTGGAGATCTTCCGATCCTTGGGCCGTTTACCGTTTCGGACGACCCATACGA TTTGTGGGCCTGGATCAAGGCAGCGTACCTTCCGCTCGGAATGTCCTTTTCCATTCTAGCGTTCTTCCAGTACATCATCCGCAAGCTCGACGGATTCACGAGCCGTGAAGCTGCGCGCAACGAGCAACTAGCCAAAACTGAGTAA
- the LOC120903806 gene encoding inhibitor of growth protein 4 isoform X1, translated as MTSALYLEHYLDGLEHLPNELKRNFTLMRDLDSRAQVLMKSIDEKADEYLKSLVNSKENISNEVKKEKLQGIQELFNKAKEYGDDKVQLAIQTYELVDKHIRRLDSDLARFEGEIQDKTVNAREKSEENVTKKGRKKVKDSKSTVKKKRTHSSEDEAKPAGNGGVANSGTSSGAANSNGKGKNTKKQKVNQEKEGRKGQNKKGAENDDAAQDGGHSTPHPSDVLDMPVDPNEPTYCLCHQVSYGEMIGCDNPDCPIEWFHFACVGLTTKPKGKWFCPKCSQDRKKK; from the exons ATGACGTCGGCCTTGTATTTGGAGCATTATTTAGATG GTTTAGAACATCTACCCAACGAGCTGAAGCGAAACTTTACGCTGATGCGCGATCTGGACTCGCGGGCCCAGGTGCTGATGAAATCGATCGACGAAAAGGCGGACGAGTACTTGAAATCGCTAGTCAACTCCAAGGAAAACATCTCGAACGAGgtgaagaaggaaaagctgCAGGGCATCCAGGAGCTGTTCAACAAAGCGAAGGAGTATGGCGACGACAAGGTACAGCTGGCGATACAAACGTACGAACTGGTGGACAAGCATATACGTCGTTTGGACTCGGATTTGGCCCGGTTTGAGGGTGAAATCCAAGACAAAACTGTGAATGCGCGTGAAAAGTCGGAGGAAAACGTTACCAAAA aGGGCCGTAAAAAAGTGAAGGATAGCAAGAGTACGGTGAAAAAGAAGCGCACGCACTCCTCCGAAGATGAGGCCAAACCGGCTGGCAACGGGGGTGTGGCAAACAGTGGAACCAGCAGCGGTGCGGCCAACTCGAACGGAAAgggcaaaaacacaaagaagCAGAAGGTAaatcaagaaaaagaaggtCGCAAAGGGCAAAATAAG AAGGGTGCGGAGAACGATGACGCAgcgcaggacggtggacactCCACGCCACATCCAAGCGACGTGCTCGATATGCCAGTCGATCCCAACGAACCGACCTACTGCCTGTGCCATCAGGTGTCATACGGAGAGATGATTGGATGCGACAATCCGGAC TGTCCCATCGAATGGTTCCACTTTGCGTGCGTCGGTCTGACGACGAAACCGAAAGGGAAGTGGTTCTGTCCGAAATGTTCCCAAGATCGAAAGAAGAAATAA
- the LOC120903806 gene encoding inhibitor of growth protein 5 isoform X2 gives MTSALYLEHYLDGLEHLPNELKRNFTLMRDLDSRAQVLMKSIDEKADEYLKSLVNSKENISNEVKKEKLQGIQELFNKAKEYGDDKVQLAIQTYELVDKHIRRLDSDLARFEGEIQDKTVNAREKSEENVTKKGRKKVKDSKSTVKKKRTHSSEDEAKPAGNGGVANSGTSSGAANSNGKGKNTKKQKKGAENDDAAQDGGHSTPHPSDVLDMPVDPNEPTYCLCHQVSYGEMIGCDNPDCPIEWFHFACVGLTTKPKGKWFCPKCSQDRKKK, from the exons ATGACGTCGGCCTTGTATTTGGAGCATTATTTAGATG GTTTAGAACATCTACCCAACGAGCTGAAGCGAAACTTTACGCTGATGCGCGATCTGGACTCGCGGGCCCAGGTGCTGATGAAATCGATCGACGAAAAGGCGGACGAGTACTTGAAATCGCTAGTCAACTCCAAGGAAAACATCTCGAACGAGgtgaagaaggaaaagctgCAGGGCATCCAGGAGCTGTTCAACAAAGCGAAGGAGTATGGCGACGACAAGGTACAGCTGGCGATACAAACGTACGAACTGGTGGACAAGCATATACGTCGTTTGGACTCGGATTTGGCCCGGTTTGAGGGTGAAATCCAAGACAAAACTGTGAATGCGCGTGAAAAGTCGGAGGAAAACGTTACCAAAA aGGGCCGTAAAAAAGTGAAGGATAGCAAGAGTACGGTGAAAAAGAAGCGCACGCACTCCTCCGAAGATGAGGCCAAACCGGCTGGCAACGGGGGTGTGGCAAACAGTGGAACCAGCAGCGGTGCGGCCAACTCGAACGGAAAgggcaaaaacacaaagaagCAGAAG AAGGGTGCGGAGAACGATGACGCAgcgcaggacggtggacactCCACGCCACATCCAAGCGACGTGCTCGATATGCCAGTCGATCCCAACGAACCGACCTACTGCCTGTGCCATCAGGTGTCATACGGAGAGATGATTGGATGCGACAATCCGGAC TGTCCCATCGAATGGTTCCACTTTGCGTGCGTCGGTCTGACGACGAAACCGAAAGGGAAGTGGTTCTGTCCGAAATGTTCCCAAGATCGAAAGAAGAAATAA